From a region of the Deinococcus misasensis DSM 22328 genome:
- the secD gene encoding protein translocase subunit SecD, with protein MHQAPRKKRRARAPGGNTIWTTIIVLAVLIASLLGIFRPWQHPSTPLSLWSEDYKFLNLGLDLQGGLRVTMEVDTPNPSADDVDKAKTILENRVNALGIAEPTVQRQGNNRVVIELPGIKPAEQEKARKLIGTTAKLTFHIVPDALNQTLDKDMKVSDLGPAVGTGEIILNAQAQADAGGRWLVSFTTTPDGAAKLEAITRPNVGKRMAIVLDGQVKSAPTLQSTLSTNGQITGSFTAEEASDLALVLKSGALPVPLKEIEVRAIGPSLGADAIRSGAIASLVGIALVFGFAFFYYGLYFGLVIAVGLIYSGLIIMGILGGLGATLTLPGIAGLVLTIGAAVDGNVISFERIKEELRRGKGIRGAVNNGFNHSFWTIFDVNLSHLLSAFALANYSTGAVKGFAVTLAVGVIGSAFSNLIFSKWMMTGMAQRKQFAAPDWAAFKNPTIDFLKPAALITTISVALAIVGSVIVGIKGFNLGVDFTAGTSFTVSTNTSVDVEDVRSKLETSKIEGVDAKAAVIQRSVTPGIAGAQFTVKVGEISDATSDKLRTTLGELEGGEVTQIEKVGPTVGQELTQKTLSAVVLGLILILIYVAFRFDIIFGVGSVIAVLHDVGIVMGLYSLLGLEFTISTVAAILTLIGYSLNDSIIVSDRMRENLKIMRGKPFKEIVNASINQTLSRTIMTSVTTMLPLVSLFFLGGAVLRDFSMILLLGIIIGTYSSIYIVAPMVVFYNNWRSTHKKPSKPAKA; from the coding sequence ATGCATCAAGCACCCCGCAAGAAACGCCGCGCCAGAGCACCGGGCGGCAACACCATCTGGACCACCATCATTGTGTTGGCGGTTCTCATTGCCTCTCTGCTCGGGATTTTCCGTCCGTGGCAGCACCCCTCTACACCCTTGTCTTTGTGGTCTGAGGACTATAAATTCTTGAACCTCGGTCTGGACCTTCAAGGGGGGCTGCGGGTCACCATGGAAGTGGACACCCCCAACCCCAGTGCTGACGACGTGGACAAGGCCAAAACCATTCTTGAAAACCGGGTGAATGCGCTGGGGATTGCAGAGCCCACCGTGCAACGACAGGGCAACAACCGTGTGGTGATTGAACTTCCCGGCATCAAGCCTGCTGAGCAGGAAAAAGCCCGCAAGTTGATCGGCACCACTGCCAAACTGACTTTTCACATCGTTCCCGATGCCCTGAACCAGACCCTCGACAAGGACATGAAAGTGTCTGATCTGGGTCCTGCAGTGGGCACCGGAGAAATCATCCTGAATGCTCAGGCACAGGCCGATGCAGGCGGACGCTGGTTGGTGAGCTTCACCACCACCCCAGATGGAGCCGCCAAACTGGAAGCCATCACCCGTCCCAATGTGGGCAAACGCATGGCCATTGTGCTGGACGGCCAAGTGAAGAGTGCCCCCACCCTGCAATCCACCCTGTCCACCAACGGGCAAATCACTGGCAGCTTTACTGCTGAAGAAGCCTCTGATCTGGCTCTGGTGCTCAAATCTGGTGCCCTTCCTGTGCCCCTCAAAGAAATTGAAGTCCGTGCCATCGGGCCTTCATTGGGTGCCGATGCCATTCGCAGTGGTGCCATCGCCTCTCTGGTGGGCATTGCACTGGTGTTTGGTTTTGCATTCTTCTATTACGGCCTGTACTTCGGTCTGGTCATTGCTGTCGGTCTGATTTACTCGGGCCTGATCATCATGGGCATTCTGGGTGGTCTGGGCGCTACCCTGACCCTGCCCGGCATTGCAGGTCTGGTCTTGACCATCGGTGCTGCCGTAGACGGCAACGTGATTTCTTTTGAACGCATCAAAGAAGAATTGCGCCGTGGAAAAGGCATCCGTGGTGCCGTCAACAACGGTTTCAACCACTCGTTCTGGACCATTTTTGACGTGAACCTTTCCCACCTGCTGTCTGCATTTGCTCTGGCCAACTACTCCACTGGAGCCGTCAAAGGCTTTGCTGTGACCCTTGCCGTGGGTGTGATTGGCTCGGCTTTCTCCAACCTGATTTTCTCCAAATGGATGATGACAGGGATGGCACAGCGCAAGCAATTCGCTGCTCCAGATTGGGCAGCCTTCAAAAATCCCACCATCGACTTTCTCAAACCGGCCGCCCTCATCACCACCATCAGTGTGGCTCTGGCCATCGTGGGCAGCGTGATTGTTGGGATCAAAGGCTTCAACCTCGGGGTGGATTTCACAGCAGGAACCTCTTTCACCGTTTCCACCAACACTTCTGTGGACGTGGAAGATGTGCGTTCCAAACTGGAAACCTCCAAAATTGAAGGTGTGGATGCCAAAGCTGCAGTGATCCAGCGCTCTGTGACCCCCGGCATTGCAGGGGCACAATTCACCGTCAAAGTGGGCGAGATCAGCGACGCCACTTCAGACAAACTGCGCACCACCCTGGGAGAGCTGGAAGGTGGAGAGGTCACCCAGATTGAAAAAGTGGGACCCACCGTAGGTCAGGAACTCACCCAGAAAACCCTGAGTGCTGTGGTGCTGGGTCTGATCCTGATTCTGATTTATGTGGCTTTCCGCTTTGACATCATCTTCGGGGTGGGCAGTGTGATCGCCGTGCTCCACGACGTGGGCATTGTGATGGGTCTGTACTCCTTGCTGGGACTGGAATTCACCATTTCGACGGTGGCTGCCATCCTGACCCTGATCGGTTACTCACTGAACGACTCGATCATCGTTTCGGACCGCATGCGGGAAAACCTCAAAATCATGCGTGGCAAACCCTTCAAAGAAATTGTGAACGCCTCCATCAACCAGACCCTGTCCCGCACCATCATGACTTCGGTGACCACCATGCTGCCTCTGGTGAGTTTGTTCTTCCTGGGAGGGGCCGTGTTGCGTGACTTCTCCATGATCTTGCTTTTGGGCATCATCATCGGAACGTACTCCAGCATCTACATCGTGGCCCCCATGGTGGTGTTCTACAACAACTGGCGTTCCACCCACAAAAAACCCAGCAAACCTGCCAAAGCCTGA
- a CDS encoding CHAD domain-containing protein: protein MDHGKQLQDLWIELEAGQVEAIHEARKLTRKAQAYLRALRASRKAQKPWKKLRRTLAPVRDLDVTYDHLKRLLKELQADASTLELLKVHFQSQRTRLWSELELPSRPRDQESPSDLKELVQDTLEEDWSNLKREAKKVLKSEESATWHAWRKHLKRYRYTLEIVQEAPEELVKLLKALGNMQDMEVLKGHLDAAPEFLEPYVPELQDLMVQKHEEARKKAASVWKDWASTHQVLIES from the coding sequence ATGGACCATGGAAAACAGTTGCAGGACCTCTGGATTGAATTGGAAGCTGGACAGGTTGAAGCCATTCATGAAGCCCGCAAACTGACCCGCAAAGCACAGGCTTACTTGCGTGCATTGCGTGCTTCACGCAAAGCCCAGAAACCGTGGAAGAAATTGCGCCGCACACTGGCCCCAGTTCGGGATCTGGATGTGACTTACGACCACCTGAAGCGGTTGTTGAAAGAACTTCAGGCGGACGCTTCCACCCTGGAGCTTTTGAAAGTGCATTTCCAGAGCCAGCGCACCCGCTTGTGGTCTGAACTGGAATTGCCTTCACGGCCCAGAGATCAGGAATCCCCATCGGACTTGAAAGAATTGGTTCAGGACACGCTGGAAGAGGATTGGAGCAACCTGAAAAGGGAAGCCAAAAAAGTCCTGAAAAGCGAGGAGTCGGCCACCTGGCATGCTTGGCGCAAACACCTGAAGCGTTACCGTTACACGCTGGAAATCGTGCAGGAGGCCCCAGAGGAACTGGTCAAGTTGCTGAAGGCTCTGGGCAACATGCAAGACATGGAAGTGCTGAAAGGGCATCTGGATGCAGCCCCTGAATTTCTGGAGCCTTATGTGCCAGAGTTGCAGGATTTGATGGTCCAGAAGCACGAGGAGGCCCGCAAGAAAGCGGCCAGTGTCTGGAAAGATTGGGCCAGCACACATCAAGTCCTGATAGAATCTTGA
- a CDS encoding MazG-like family protein — translation MDLSAVQKKQQAFIEARGWSEFQTPKNLVMALMVEAAELQEIFQWMTPEASAQVKNDPETLTHVGEEVADVFLYLLHLCNQLDIDLEAAVKDKMQKNAIKYPLNGAQGEP, via the coding sequence GTGGATTTAAGCGCAGTACAGAAAAAGCAGCAGGCGTTCATTGAGGCCAGAGGCTGGAGTGAATTTCAGACCCCCAAAAATCTGGTGATGGCCCTGATGGTCGAGGCCGCCGAGCTTCAGGAAATCTTCCAGTGGATGACCCCAGAGGCCAGTGCGCAGGTCAAAAACGACCCTGAGACCCTCACCCATGTGGGCGAAGAGGTCGCCGATGTGTTCCTGTACCTCCTGCACCTGTGCAACCAACTGGACATCGATCTTGAAGCTGCTGTGAAAGACAAAATGCAGAAAAATGCCATCAAATATCCGCTGAATGGCGCACAGGGTGAACCATGA
- a CDS encoding LapA family protein produces MKVLQYIQVLLLLALLGMILMIQLENPLEVRIPFLFGGRTSISLGWFLLMTLAMGAFYTFFLMLPPYLRSLWSARTERLRNLELSKSAANSSPPEFAPAESPNQP; encoded by the coding sequence ATGAAAGTCTTGCAGTACATTCAGGTTTTGTTGCTTCTGGCCTTGCTGGGCATGATTTTGATGATTCAACTGGAAAACCCTCTGGAGGTGCGCATCCCTTTTCTTTTTGGGGGCAGAACCAGCATCTCTCTGGGGTGGTTTCTCCTGATGACACTGGCGATGGGGGCCTTTTATACTTTCTTCCTGATGCTTCCACCTTACCTGCGCAGCTTGTGGTCGGCACGCACCGAGCGCTTGCGCAACCTTGAACTCAGCAAAAGTGCCGCCAACTCCTCTCCTCCAGAGTTTGCTCCCGCAGAAAGCCCCAACCAACCATGA